The sequence acatttcagctatGATGATGTTGGTGGTGTGTGTCTATGCATGTGTAAAGGTAATTTCTGTGTGCGCGGGAAGTCCATGAAAACCTGTATTTACAGTGTTGTTTGCAGCCAGGTTTCATCATTTGTTAACTCGTTGATTATAATTGATgctcataattttcttttaagctAAAAAAAGTAGAAAGTAAGTTTTGTTTGGAAGCACATAAAGATTAAATTTGAACAAAGATGGCAAAAAGGAATTaccagaacattttattttgtgataccATCTCTGAATGCAAGTTCTAAGGAAATTTAACACCCATAGAGGATTTTTAAACACCTTTTTTAAGTTGTACGTTGACGTGGTCACTTTCTCTTTAGATTTAGGCTCCAAGTTCCTTTACTCCAGCCAAGAAGAAGCTGACCAATCTAGCTCCTATTCTGTTCAGACTCCATATGGTTTCCAGCTTGACCTGGATTTTCTCAAATATGTAGAGGAAATAGAAAGTGGGCATAACCTGCGTCGGGCCCCTGTCAGTTCCCGGCGTCCTGGACGTGGGCTTAAACTTTCACAGAGGAGTGCAAGTGTTGGGGGGCGCACCAGTGGATGGACATCCACAGAGTCACTCGCATCACCTGCCAGTGAAGATGGcagagctcctccccctccaccgCCACGTAACCGCCTTGGCTCAGCACCATGTGAGGTACTCTCGCTTTCCCCCGTAACTCTTGCCAGCTTCCCTTCCATTTCTGCCAAAGTACCACCGCCTCCACCACAACGCAACCCAAGAGTTGAACGAACTCTCCTGGAAACCAGCCGCCGGCTCCAGCAGGAACAGACTCACCAGCACCACAATGGGGGTCGCCTCCAGCTTGCGGAACCTCCCAAACAGCTCACGCCTTCTCCATCTACCCTGGTtgtgcagagcagctggattaaacCCAGTCCTCAGACCTCTGGTCGCAGCACTCCTGCTGCTGGAGCAACGGTCACCCCAGTCCCACCCAGCCAACTGCAGACAGTCCGAGAGCAGATGGCCATAGCTTTGAAGCAGCTAAAGGAGATGGAGGAAAGGGTAAAGGGGGTTCCTGCACTGGAGAAAGAGGTGGCTAATCTTCGTGCAGAGAAAGATATGCTTCTGCTAGCACTAGAGGAAAAGAAAGCAGCTCCAGGGTTTGTCCAGGAGAGGCGACCGTCTGCTGAGTCCTCCACTCAAACCACAGAGACTCAGCAAATGGACCAAAGTCAGTTGACTTCACCAACCACAACTGGACACAAAAGGTTTTCAAAACCCGGTGAGCTCAAATGGCTGACAGAGAAGTTTGAGGTAAAGGAACAAAAATCTCCCCAGATAATTTCTAAGTTAAATCCAGCAGAAAAAGCAGttgttcaaaagaaaacagtggCTGTTGGGGACGATGTGCCAATGTCCTCTATTGTTTTCTACTACAGCCATAATGTAATCGATGCAACCGTGGGAACTGAAGTGACTGTGAGTGAGAAATGCACAGGAACTGATGCCCCTTTGGTTCAGGAGCAGGAGATACAAGCCCAAGTAAAAACAGAAGAGGTGGCGGTTTGGGTCGTGGAATCACTACTCGGGTTAAGCACTGATGCACAGCGGGAGATTGGCGCCCTGCAAGACACTGTTAAACTCCAGCAGGAGTCCATCGCAGCTCTTGAAGATCGGTTGAGTGTAGCCAACAAAGACCTGGGGGTCCTCAGAGCCCAGATGGTCGAAAAAACCTCCAAAGTCACATTTGACAAAGGAGTTCTTGTCACACCAGACGTGAAAAACGTCCAGTTGGAGACGTTGACATCTGCGTTAAAGCATGCTGCAATTCAGTGTCGCCCAGAAGTGACGGATATATGTGTAGGGAAAGAGACGGATCAGGGGGAACAGGCCATCCAGACCGATGCAATGACAGCTCCAGAGCCAGCTCCTGTTGAACAGGTCAGCATTGGGTGCCAGTGGGAGAACATGACTGAAGATAAAGCTGAGGAGCAGAAATTAACAAAGAAGAGACAGCTGACCATCAATGAATACAAAGTCTCAGCTGAAGAAGAGATCGTTGGTGTTGTTAAGAATAAAGAGGAAGGTTCCAGTGAAGAAACTTCCGCCTCCGAGAGTAAGACAGGTGAGCACCGCCTTTTGTCATAagccagagagaaaaaaaaggattaacaaCTACTCAGAAAATGCAGAATTTTGTCAGGAAACATCTTGGTTTTTGTGTGAGGTGTGCCTCATTATTCTGACCTCTTGTTTGACACATTTCCTCCTTTTTGGAAACAGGGATGCTAAAGTCAATCATGAAGAGGAAGGATGGGAGTACATCTAGCGACAGCAACTCAGCTGGCAAGAAGAGTCTGCAGTTTGTTGGTATCCTAAATGGCGGGTGGGTATCAGAAACATGAAacctactttttatttttaatgcagcAGAAATAAAACGTGAGGTACAAATTGTCCGCCGgttgaaaataatattttgaccTGGTTGCAAgcttgacaaaaaaagaaaggagaactTCCTTCCAGATGAGCAATTTGGAGATACTATAAGGTGTTGGTTTGTTTCTCTTAGGTATGAATCTACCtccagtgaggaggaggaggaggaggaggaagatgggaGCTCTTCTGGAGAAAGTGGAGAGGGCGAGTTATTGGATAGCACAGAGGAGGACGAGGCACCTCTGGAGGAAGAAACGTCTGAAGAGGAGAGGAACGTAAACTTGGATGAGAGTGACACCGATGAAGAAATGCTGCAAACAGCAAATTATTCCCCTgatgctgtgaaagaaaagtggGTTCTTTTATTTCCTACACACAAGAAGAAATGAAGACATAACCGGACCCAAAAGTGCACATTTCACACTGTATTTGTTTGTGACAGGTTTGAGTTTAGCTCAAAAATGCGAGAAGCCTGCCTCATTCTGAAGAACCATTTGAACGATGACGTCAAAACACTGAAGAGTAAGGAAGTGGTGCGTCCCTGCATTCTTTCTAAAATAAATGCACAACAATATCCTATTCAAGGTCATTACTTCAACATTACAGATGAACATCCATCATGAAAGTTCTTTATGTTATTGTGAGGGGAAATACTTTCCACATAGCAATAAGGACTTCATGTAACAATAGCAGGGGTCCGTCAAAGAGGAGACTTCCTTTAGCATTCATTTGCCAGTCAGTCTAATGTCAACATTGGAAGCATAGTTTTTACCTCAGCCACTGTTCTCTACCAAGTTTCCAGTTGAAAGTGTGTTTATCTTTCCACACCTTCAGCTGTCCAGCACGCACACTGTCCAGCTGGAGTGGTTCAGGATCTCCAGTGCAAAGACGGCTCAGCCATCGCGCGTCTCTGACTACCTGATGGCGTTCTCTGAAGTGTCGTCGGCTCTGCTGGAGCATGTGGTCAACATGACTGATGGCAACGGCAACACAGCTCTTCATTACAGCGTCTCCCACTCCAACTTTCATGTTGTCCGATTGCTGCTGGACACAGGTTGGTGAAGAAAGGCCAACTGAGACAGATGTAACAACCCATTAAAACGCTGGATTGTTATTTAAATTCAGGTTTTCTATAGGTGCTGgaaaattttgaaaatacttGAAGTTTCAATTGATTCTTTTAGGGTTTAAAATGTGCCAGGAAATGTCTTTTACAACTAAGAACTATTTCACCACATGTAAATGGAACATTCTGATGATGGGATAGCCTAGGATGAGTTCTCTTCTGCCTGGAGAAACAAAGACCAAATGGGCTTATTGTCTAGATAAACTTTTTCTACTGTAAATCAACACTTCtggttctttttcaaacaactaaTGACTCTTTTCATGTGatgaaaaataggaaaaaacattttctatcaaaattactgaaaatgtttttcaaaaattctGCTGCACTTCTCCTATTCCCATTAAATAGGAAGTGATGGCTTCATGTCGGAAATGTAAGATTTGTGACAAGATATTGTGTAGATTTAAACAAACGAGTATCCATCATAAAACAGTCTAACAGTGTGGGAAGGATTAGCTGTTACTGTCTCATGTTTGCAGGAAattatgttaaagacccactcaaatgaaaattgtttttttgtgtgtgttttgaaaatgttcttgtggcatgttCATGcacctggatagctccaatattgcatgccatttttgttgcaccggtaattttagcttggggttttgaggggctgtaagctagctggagagcgtgtaaacagagagctctcagtcaTGAGTAACGGGAAGGGGCGGCAGGGTAGATCCATGCAAGCGGTCCCGCTCACAACTCTGTGACAaatttctcatgaactcctgctcctctgcagaaacgatgtcctagaaaagaacacaggtttttaaatgttggctAAATCATAATTAATTATAATCATTATACATAACTGGGAActcttttataatagatcaaagatgatcggagtgggactttaaggaatAGGACAAAAATACACAGTATTGAACATTTTGCAGAGTAAAGCTGATGGTATAAACTGTGTAACAATGTTAACTGTTATTTATTAGTTCGATGTATGCTAGTATTTGTAGAAAGGACCAGTTCAAGGATGATTTGTGGGACTAAAGTTCAGCTGTCACAGGTGTGTGCTGCGTGGATAAGCAGAACAAGGCGGGCTACACAGCCATCATGCTTGCTGCACTCTCAACtgtgaaggaggaggaagatatGGCGGTGGTCAGGAAGCTCTTCAGTCAAGGCAACGTCAACGCCAAAGCTAGTCAGGCAAGTTACTATAATGTCAtcacattttctgtgtttttatgcatAAAGCTGCCCCCACAACTCTCAGCAAACTGCTCATCTATTCATCATTTTCTACCACTTCTCTGGAGGGATGCCAAGGCATTTCCAAACATGCCAGGAGGTGTAATCTCTTCAGCGAGTCTTGGATCTGCTCCAAGCCCTCTTAGTCTGTGAGGCATCCTAAACAGATGTCAGGGCACTTCATCTGCCTCTTGTGGATGCAGTGGAGCTCCTCACCCTGTCCCTAAGGCTGAGCCCAGTCGCCCTTCTGGAGGAAGACAGTTTCAGCTGTTTAAATTAGTGATCTCATTCTTTCAGTCACCACTCACAGCTCATGATCATAGGTGAAGACTGGAACGAAGATCTCCAGTAAACTGAAAGATCTGCCTTCGGGCTCAAGATGACAGGCTGCTACCCTTGTGTCATGTTAAGAATCAATCATGGGGCAGTGGACTGATGCCAAGCTCACTTTTGAAGACTCCTGTGCTCAAACACGCTGTGCCCAGCACACAAATCTAGCAGGACGGCAAGTTAGATTTAGACTCACTGGTAATTCCCCCTTCAACTCTCCCTGAGCTTTACTCTGATGtataaaagtttgtgtttttatgaaggGTTGTTCTTCAGCTGAACcatgcaaatgttttatttattttcttgagaGATGCCTAGTGCTTAAATGAAGTGGGGGGTCCTCACAAGCAATTGCACCGCATTTTGTAATATTCAAGCATGAACATCTGCAGatttatgactgtttttgtcCTTATGGTTGATTTAATCAGGTCTCGCAATGCATGAGGCGCCTGCCTGCTGCTCCTTTTACTAAATCATGGGATTGAATTTATGGCATAACTTGCTATAAATCCAGCAACTGGTGCTTGTAATGTTGCTACTGGGAATGAAACATGGGGTCTGCAGCTCATTTTAATGTTGTGCAATTAAAATCCTACTACTTTTTACAGTTGTTTATGAGGTTTTGCTAAGGAACTGGTGTTAAATTTAGGCAAAGAACtcacaaagatttttttaaactcagttGTGTGTATATGGTTTTTATTCAATCTGCAGTAACTGCCCCACTTGGTTAGTGGAGGActgagaaaaaagtaaattgtACAGACTCAAAAAAAACCATCCCATGTTTCTTATGTAAAAATTACTTCTGTGTCTGTTCCTGATGACATCAAATTGAATGAGGAGCCTGAAATGTGATTACCAGCAGTGTAGACTGCAGTGATGGAAGTGGTAAATGAGTGAAgaatataaagtttttttctgacaaGTAAAGTCAGTCTTAGGATTAAATGATAGAGAGGCCAACCTCAGGTCATGGGATGGTGTGTTTCTATGGAGAATTGCAGTCGCTTATCAAAACAGGCCTCTACTATCTTCATCGCATTCAATTTTatgttcatctttttaaatcCAGGGCTTCATACTCCCTCAAATGCAGCTTGTGTGAGTCTTGTGCCTCTTCCAGCTGcaacaagaactaaaaaaatCCCATCATAATACGGTAACCCTGCTATGTGTCATTTATAAGAATTAAGTCCGTTTATCAACATCAAAGCAGATCCACTGTTCAAACTTTCCTCCAGGTTTAGCTTTTACAAAAATgcacaatatatatattttatataatatTTCTGTCTCAATCTGCTGTCAGCCTAAATAAGTTACATGGTAGATACCAAATACTTCTAGAGTGATCTCTACCTTGCTTAAAggttcaaagtgctttacagtcacagtaccattcacccatgcacacacaacctcaaccaccaggagcaatgtggggttcagtgtctgaCCCATGGACACTTTGACAGATGGGCAGACAGAGGTTGATAAATGACCTTAAATGGCAATGGCTCTGTAACTAACATCTGACAGctgttaacatgttttttctatACTACTATATTTTAACTATGCTACTATATTTTAACCAAGGAGAACCCATTGGGTCAGATGTGACCGCtgtcttttttcaattttatttttattttactattttaaactttgtgtatttttaaatatttttgtgtttatttgaatatttttgctGCCGTTAATTGGTGCTACCCTTAttgagcaaacaaaacaaaaaactcgtCAAATTACCTTCAGAAGCCCAGAAGAAAATTGCTCTTGTGTTTTCTGGGGTTAGACAACTACAATCACTCACTAGCACGTATGATAACACATTTTCAGATCTTTGGCttcccattgtttttttttttctcacttttgtgTTCATTTCATGTAGCTGACATGATTTTACCTGTGTGTTGACTTTTACGAAGCACAGCTGGACGCCTACATCGATACAAAGATGACATGTTTTCCATACTCATGTGTTTGTTGTTGCTCCCATTTTGACGGCCATTTTCGATTTCAAAACTCTGAAATTTGAATTCTAAGGTGTCTGTAAATTAAACAGCTGTTCACATGCTATTAAAAATTACCCTAAAAAAGAGCACAtgttaacacaaaaaacaaaaataggttttctttgtcaggtgcttttagtaaaaaaaaaacatcagactttacacaaagaaaatctattttcaaatgttaaacTGTCGTGTTTtactaacttaaaaaaacaaaacaaaaagtatccTCCTAATAAATGTTGTTTCTTTGTCTTGGATTGGGCAGGCGGGTCAGACGGCGCTGATGTTAGCAGTAAGCCATGGGCGGCAGGAGATGGTGCGAGCTTTACTGGAGTGCGGCGCCGATGTCAACGTGCAAGACGACGAGGGATCCACGGCTCTGATGTGTGCCAGCGAGCATGGCCGTGCTGAAATAGTCAAATTACTCCTGGAGCAGCCTGGGTGTGACATCTCCATCGTGGATAATGTAAGACCTTTACAGCCAACTAACAACATCACAGGAACAGCGTCTTTTGCGTCTGCTGAAAACATCTGAGCGCTTCCTCGTCTGGAATTAAGTTCATATGTTCCGGAAACAGCTCCTCATGGGAAATTGCTTCTACAGTTTCCACTCCTTTTCACCTCTTTCTTTCCCccttttttgaaaacacaagTCTGAAAAATGTCATTAGTGTCATCTGCCTTTGACTCATAGTGCTGTTATTTGCCAGAAACAATATCTTAAATAACTGTGGGACAATTGCAAAGCCATCTGCTCAGACTTGATGGTTTAAACCTTCGCAGACTCTGCAGTTGTCTGAGCCTCACATAATTCAGGAGAAACTGACTGAAAACAACAGCATGGCCTTTCTTAGGAATTTCCTTTTTAGAATGGGAGCTGGCATTTGTGCCAGAATGATCCGGCCATTTGGGATAGGCAGCTCCCAGATTGTGTTTCAGGGCAGCACAGCTGGACTGAGGGTGGACAGAATTTTCAAAACCTCCCAAATCCCCTAACATCCACCCacccccaaaaaaacccaaattctTCCCAGTTAATTATTAGTCATTCCATTAAGGCTCTCTTGCAGTGGGATAACAGTGGTGTGTATTAATCATgtccctctttaaaaaaaaaaagtaaaaagggggTTGTGTAGGTTCACACAACAACATACAAATTATCTTAAAGTAAAGATTTCAGCTAAAAAATCATCAGTTTTCAACTTTTCTTTGACACGTCTTAAAAAGGATAAAATTGTTTGGGTTCAAGCTGGAAAAATGCTCCTTTTTTAAGGTCTAATGTGACTTGGCTGATGGGCATTAACAAATTGTCCAAACACAGAACATGTTGAAATCACTGGAAAAAGAAACAACCATGTATAATGTCGATCATGTGGTTCCATTTAAACTGTAAAGCTCTGAGGTTTTCATGTTGGATCAGCTGACTCTTTGTTCTTCCTCCTCTGTTTTCTGCAGGATGGCAGTAATGCTCTGTCCATTGCTTTGGAGGCAGCTCACAATGACACAGCTGTGCTCCTTTATGCCCACATGAACTATGCCAAGGCCCCGTCCGTCGCGGTACGTCCACCTGTCCAACCATCCTCTCTCCTGTGGTACCGATAGTATTCAAACACAATGATCCAATCGCCAAGGAAAATATAGGATGTGACTTTAAACTACgtaaataaaaagataatcAGCTTCAGATCAACTCGAAAATTGTTTGGATGGAGATTTATGTCAAAGGGATCAGTGCCTCCTGGATTTAAAGCAGGACAGTTTCTCAGCAGTCATTCCAGCTGGACGGATGGATTTTACATGAACATGGCGCTCATTCTGAGGGGAATGCTGCCCCCTGTAGTCGCTACAAAGATTCTACACAAAACCAAGAACATTTCTGCCATGCAAAGAATTGTTGATTCTGAAGTAGTTGTAATATTCTAGTTCTAGTATTCATTAATTGTAaattaaaagtattaaaaatgccaaaaaaggtcaattaatattaataacaaaTCATAATCTAGAGATTGCAAGTCAGTGTGTTTGGTTTGTCAGGTGCTGTGTTTGTTAGAACTTTAAAACTATTGTTATCTATCTTCAGAAATgtctagttgctgttcagaggcaaagttcttAAAGTAGATAACAGCATTTACGTGGATAGATTATAAAAACGGATTTTACATCTCTGTTGTCATGTTAATGTTCTATAGATAAGAAAAAGGACGACGATGTTGTAAAGACATAATGATAGAAAATGTCATGTCAGTCTGTCTGCATTTCTCATTCAAGTAAAACGGCatctattttatttgtatttattttgaaagaaacacatatgctttaaaaaaaagttaa comes from Oryzias latipes chromosome 4, ASM223467v1 and encodes:
- the kank3 gene encoding KN motif and ankyrin repeat domain-containing protein 3, with amino-acid sequence MSQSVQVNPKMPDLGSKFLYSSQEEADQSSSYSVQTPYGFQLDLDFLKYVEEIESGHNLRRAPVSSRRPGRGLKLSQRSASVGGRTSGWTSTESLASPASEDGRAPPPPPPRNRLGSAPCEVLSLSPVTLASFPSISAKVPPPPPQRNPRVERTLLETSRRLQQEQTHQHHNGGRLQLAEPPKQLTPSPSTLVVQSSWIKPSPQTSGRSTPAAGATVTPVPPSQLQTVREQMAIALKQLKEMEERVKGVPALEKEVANLRAEKDMLLLALEEKKAAPGFVQERRPSAESSTQTTETQQMDQSQLTSPTTTGHKRFSKPGELKWLTEKFEVKEQKSPQIISKLNPAEKAVVQKKTVAVGDDVPMSSIVFYYSHNVIDATVGTEVTVSEKCTGTDAPLVQEQEIQAQVKTEEVAVWVVESLLGLSTDAQREIGALQDTVKLQQESIAALEDRLSVANKDLGVLRAQMVEKTSKVTFDKGVLVTPDVKNVQLETLTSALKHAAIQCRPEVTDICVGKETDQGEQAIQTDAMTAPEPAPVEQVSIGCQWENMTEDKAEEQKLTKKRQLTINEYKVSAEEEIVGVVKNKEEGSSEETSASESKTGMLKSIMKRKDGSTSSDSNSAGKKSLQFVGILNGGYESTSSEEEEEEEEDGSSSGESGEGELLDSTEEDEAPLEEETSEEERNVNLDESDTDEEMLQTANYSPDAVKEKFEFSSKMREACLILKNHLNDDVKTLKSKEVLSSTHTVQLEWFRISSAKTAQPSRVSDYLMAFSEVSSALLEHVVNMTDGNGNTALHYSVSHSNFHVVRLLLDTGVCCVDKQNKAGYTAIMLAALSTVKEEEDMAVVRKLFSQGNVNAKASQAGQTALMLAVSHGRQEMVRALLECGADVNVQDDEGSTALMCASEHGRAEIVKLLLEQPGCDISIVDNDGSNALSIALEAAHNDTAVLLYAHMNYAKAPSVAGSPKSQARSPTSPHKSWPAE